AATCCTCCACAAGATCGTTCATACGGTTGAGGGTCTTGAGCAGCGTGCTTTTTCCACACCCGGAGGGTCCTATAAAGGCGGTGATTTTTTTCGCCTCGATGTCCATGGAGATATTTTTCAGAGCATGGAATCCTCCATAATACAGGTGGAGGTCTCGAATTTCGAAGCAGTTCATTCTTGGTTTCCAATCCGTCGCGAGATTTTCGCCGACGCCATATTGATGAGGATCACTACGACCAGTAGCACCACCGCGGTGGCGTAGCTCTCGTTCGTGTGAAGTCCCTCGGTGGACAGGGCGTACATATGAACCGACAAGGTCCGAGCCGATTGCATGGGGTTGCTGGGAATCTGGGCCACGGTGCCGGCCGTGTAGATCAAGGCAGCGGTCTCGCCCACGATACGGCCGGTGGACAGGATTACGCCTGCCAGGATTCCAGGCATAGCGGAGGGCAGCACGATTTTGAAGACCGTGCGCAGCTTCCCCGCGCCTAGCCCGAAGGCTCCTTCACGGTAGGCGTCGGGAACGGATTTCAGTGCCTCTTCGCTGGACCGCATGATGAGGGGCAGGATCATGATGGACAGGGTAAATACCCCGGCCAACACGGAGTAACCCCAGCCCATGAACAGAACGAAAAACAAGCTGCCGAAAAGCCCGTACACGATGGACGGAATACCGGACAACGCCTCTGTGGTCACCCGCACCAAGGTTACCCACCGGCTCCCTCGCTTGGCGTACTCCGTCAGGTAAATCGCCGCGAAGACCCCCAGAGGAGTCGTGATAACGAGGGCCATAGGGGTCATCAAGACGGTGGAGACCAGGGCCGGAGTCAGAGAAACGTTCTTGCTGTTATAGGACGGGGAAAAAAGAGACGGCGTGAGATGAGGAACACCCTTGACGAAAATGAAAATCACGAGAAACGACAAAACGCCCAAGGTCACCAGAGCAGCCCCGTGGGTGATTAACGCCATGAACAGCTCCGATAATTTTTTATTTTTCATAATTTTCCTCCCCTTTTGAGAGCGGAAAAGCTCAGGTTGGTGACCAGAACGAACAGAAACAGCACGACGCCGGTGGCGATGAGGGTTTCACGATGAAAATCCGCGGCGTATCCCATTTCGATGACGATATTGGCCGTCAAGGTACGAACTCCTTTCAACAGAGATACCGGCATCCGCGCTTGATTACCCGCCACCATGATGACCGCCATTGTTTCCCCGATGGCCCGTCCGATGCCCAGAATGATCGCGGCGAAGATACCGGATTTCGCCGCGGGCAAGGTCACGAAAAACACGCTGCGGTAATGTCCAGCGCCCAAAGCCAGCGCGCCCTCGTAATAGGATTCGGGGACCGCGCGGATAGCGCTTTCAGCAATAGCTACGATAGTAGGCAGGATCATGATGCCCAGCAAGACGCAGGCCGACAAGATGCTGTTCCCAGTGATGGGGACGATAACCACCATGCCAAAAAAACCGTAC
This window of the Synergistaceae bacterium genome carries:
- the pstA gene encoding phosphate ABC transporter permease PstA, whose amino-acid sequence is MKNKKLSELFMALITHGAALVTLGVLSFLVIFIFVKGVPHLTPSLFSPSYNSKNVSLTPALVSTVLMTPMALVITTPLGVFAAIYLTEYAKRGSRWVTLVRVTTEALSGIPSIVYGLFGSLFFVLFMGWGYSVLAGVFTLSIMILPLIMRSSEEALKSVPDAYREGAFGLGAGKLRTVFKIVLPSAMPGILAGVILSTGRIVGETAALIYTAGTVAQIPSNPMQSARTLSVHMYALSTEGLHTNESYATAVVLLVVVILINMASAKISRRIGNQE
- the pstC gene encoding phosphate ABC transporter permease subunit PstC; this translates as MRDLKEKLMSAVFFASALVSIFAVGLICFFLLRNGLPAIGKIGLFRFLLGKEWSPSDVPPAFGIFPMILGSLYVTAGAILIGVPVGVLSAIYLARVCPKKFYRFIKPGVELLAGIPSVVYGFFGMVVIVPITGNSILSACVLLGIMILPTIVAIAESAIRAVPESYYEGALALGAGHYRSVFFVTLPAAKSGIFAAIILGIGRAIGETMAVIMVAGNQARMPVSLLKGVRTLTANIVIEMGYAADFHRETLIATGVVLFLFVLVTNLSFSALKRGGKL